The Mycobacterium seoulense genome has a window encoding:
- a CDS encoding serine/threonine protein kinase PknE gives MGDTTADSREGSQFGPYRLRRLVGRGGMGDVYEAEDTVRERVVALKLMSQTLSNDPVFRSRMQREARTAGRLQEPHVVPIHDFGEIDGQLYVDMRLIDGKDLATMLSRYGPLSPPRAVAIVRQIGSALDAAHAAGVLHRDVKPENILVSGDDFAYLVDFGIASATSDEKLTQFGTTVGTVKYMAPERFSDAEVTHRADIYALACVLYECLTGSPPYTGDQVSVMGAHLHQAIPQPSAARPGIPVAFDAVIARGMAKDPAERYATCGDLSAAAYAALAEPDQDRATDILQRSQVARLPAAFANHQAAGIAQAPPAHAPASGAMWAAPPAPGGQVLQPTGWGGAPAWGPSTAGPVGAQPWGQPPRPSRKPWLWVGVTGVALIAVVGLVLAIVRPWDSSSPAEPTSQPPPPDAVALRVLDDGVFVGSSAASMTIDIFNEPICPPCGSFIRSNAGDIETAVNNKKLAVRYHLLDFLDDKSHSKNYSTRAVAASYCVAAQNDPKLYSAFYSGLFASNFQPAEDAAEDRTDGELAQLAKNVGANGEVLTCIKSGDDVGMGKAKSANGYATLSGLNANSTPFVWDGTASVNYSDPTWLTKLIG, from the coding sequence ATGGGTGACACGACCGCGGATTCGCGGGAGGGTTCGCAGTTCGGTCCGTATCGGCTGCGGCGGCTGGTCGGCCGCGGCGGCATGGGCGACGTCTATGAGGCCGAGGACACGGTCCGGGAGCGGGTCGTCGCGCTGAAACTCATGTCGCAGACGCTGTCCAACGACCCCGTCTTCCGGTCCCGCATGCAGCGGGAGGCCCGCACAGCCGGCCGGTTGCAGGAACCGCACGTCGTGCCGATTCATGACTTCGGCGAGATCGACGGCCAGCTCTACGTCGACATGCGCCTGATCGACGGCAAGGACCTGGCCACCATGCTGAGCCGGTACGGGCCGCTATCCCCGCCGCGGGCGGTGGCCATCGTGCGCCAGATCGGCTCGGCGCTCGACGCCGCGCACGCCGCCGGGGTGCTGCATCGCGACGTCAAGCCGGAGAACATCCTGGTGAGCGGCGACGATTTCGCCTACCTCGTCGACTTCGGGATCGCCAGCGCCACGTCCGACGAGAAGCTGACCCAGTTCGGCACCACCGTGGGCACCGTCAAGTACATGGCCCCCGAGCGGTTCAGCGACGCCGAGGTCACCCATCGCGCCGACATCTACGCGTTGGCTTGCGTGCTCTACGAGTGCTTGACGGGATCCCCGCCGTACACCGGCGACCAGGTCAGCGTGATGGGCGCCCACCTGCACCAGGCGATCCCGCAGCCCAGCGCCGCGCGGCCGGGCATCCCGGTCGCCTTCGACGCGGTGATCGCCCGCGGCATGGCCAAGGATCCCGCGGAGCGCTACGCCACCTGCGGCGACCTGTCCGCGGCCGCCTACGCGGCGCTGGCCGAACCCGATCAGGACCGGGCCACCGACATCCTGCAGCGCAGCCAGGTGGCACGGCTACCGGCCGCATTCGCCAACCACCAAGCCGCCGGGATCGCCCAGGCTCCCCCGGCACACGCCCCCGCCTCGGGCGCGATGTGGGCGGCGCCGCCGGCGCCCGGGGGTCAGGTGCTCCAGCCGACGGGCTGGGGCGGCGCCCCCGCGTGGGGACCCAGTACCGCCGGGCCGGTCGGGGCGCAGCCGTGGGGTCAACCGCCGCGACCGAGCCGGAAGCCCTGGCTGTGGGTCGGCGTCACCGGCGTCGCCCTGATCGCCGTCGTGGGCCTGGTCCTGGCCATCGTCCGGCCGTGGGACTCGTCGTCGCCGGCCGAGCCGACGTCGCAGCCGCCACCACCGGACGCCGTCGCGCTGCGCGTCCTCGACGACGGCGTGTTCGTGGGCAGTTCGGCGGCGTCGATGACGATCGACATCTTCAACGAACCCATCTGCCCGCCGTGCGGCAGCTTCATCCGGTCCAATGCGGGCGACATCGAGACCGCGGTGAACAACAAGAAGCTCGCGGTGCGCTACCACCTGCTCGACTTTCTCGACGACAAGTCGCACAGCAAGAACTACTCGACCCGGGCGGTGGCGGCGTCGTACTGCGTCGCCGCGCAAAACGACCCCAAGCTGTACTCGGCCTTTTATTCGGGGTTGTTCGCCAGCAACTTTCAGCCCGCCGAGGACGCCGCTGAGGACCGCACCGACGGCGAACTGGCCCAACTGGCCAAGAACGTCGGCGCGAACGGGGAAGTGCTGACCTGCATCAAGTCGGGAGACGACGTCGGCATGGGGAAGGCGAAGTCCGCGAACGGGTATGCGACGCTGTCCGGCCTGAACGCCAATTCCACACCGTTCGTGTGGGACGGCACCGCGTCGGTGAACTACTCCGACCCGACCTGGCTGACCAAGCTGATCGGGTAG
- the csoR gene encoding copper-sensing transcriptional repressor CsoR, which translates to MGDELTDKKRAALNRLKTVRGHLDGIIRMVESDAYCVDVMKQISAVQSSLERANRVMLHNHLETCFSAAVLDGRGPAAIDELIDAVKFTPALTGPQAQLTGAAVGEAADNEPATAGNR; encoded by the coding sequence ATGGGCGACGAGTTGACGGATAAGAAGCGCGCGGCGCTGAATCGGCTCAAGACGGTTCGGGGCCATCTCGACGGGATCATCCGGATGGTGGAGTCCGACGCGTACTGCGTGGATGTGATGAAGCAGATCTCCGCGGTTCAGTCCTCGCTCGAGCGCGCCAACCGGGTGATGTTGCACAACCACCTTGAGACCTGTTTTTCCGCCGCGGTGCTCGATGGCCGTGGCCCGGCCGCCATCGACGAATTGATCGATGCGGTCAAGTTCACGCCCGCATTGACGGGCCCACAGGCGCAGTTGACCGGCGCCGCGGTCGGCGAGGCTGCGGACAACGAACCGGCGACGGCGGGAAACCGGTGA
- a CDS encoding DUF1490 family protein, producing MAVHGFVAKAMPTVVTGVVGVAAYEALAKAPWRKATVMATAWGMRVVREAERKAGQSAEQARLTVADVVAEARERAGQEGSPLTVAGSGDDE from the coding sequence ATGGCGGTGCATGGATTTGTGGCAAAGGCGATGCCCACGGTGGTGACCGGCGTGGTTGGGGTCGCCGCCTACGAGGCCTTGGCGAAAGCGCCGTGGCGGAAGGCGACCGTGATGGCTACCGCCTGGGGGATGCGCGTCGTCCGCGAGGCGGAGCGCAAGGCGGGCCAGAGCGCCGAGCAGGCTCGATTGACGGTCGCGGATGTGGTGGCCGAGGCGAGAGAGCGTGCCGGGCAGGAAGGCTCACCGCTGACGGTTGCGGGCTCGGGCGACGACGAATGA
- a CDS encoding pyrimidine reductase family protein, with amino-acid sequence MAPRVGTVAGVAELASFYAEPPQGVRANMIFSADGAAAFGGRAGPLSCPVDQQLLKILRGFADVVLVGAGTARAENYGPVRLVDPGRSAPPPIAVISRSGQLPPRLFGDPDRPPILVTCARSAAARDAGDDGRRQVLLAGEESVDVALAVALLRAGGMHRILCEGGPTVLDELVEADVVDEICVTVAPKLAAGQPVGQRLTPSALPVPVPMRLEHALVCDDYLFLRYRR; translated from the coding sequence GTGGCTCCCCGGGTGGGCACCGTGGCCGGCGTCGCCGAACTCGCATCGTTCTACGCCGAACCCCCGCAAGGGGTGCGGGCCAACATGATCTTCAGCGCCGACGGCGCCGCCGCGTTCGGCGGCCGGGCGGGCCCGCTGTCGTGTCCCGTGGATCAACAACTCCTGAAGATCCTGCGCGGCTTCGCCGACGTCGTCCTGGTGGGCGCCGGGACCGCGCGCGCCGAGAACTACGGCCCGGTGCGGCTCGTCGATCCGGGGCGAAGCGCACCGCCCCCGATCGCGGTGATCAGCCGCAGCGGCCAGCTGCCCCCGAGGCTGTTCGGTGACCCCGACCGGCCGCCGATCCTGGTGACGTGCGCGCGCTCGGCGGCGGCCCGAGACGCCGGCGACGACGGGCGACGGCAGGTGCTGCTGGCCGGCGAGGAATCCGTGGACGTCGCGCTCGCCGTCGCGCTGCTGCGCGCGGGGGGTATGCACCGCATCCTGTGCGAGGGCGGGCCGACCGTGCTCGACGAGCTGGTGGAAGCCGACGTCGTCGACGAGATCTGCGTGACTGTGGCCCCCAAACTGGCCGCCGGCCAGCCGGTGGGTCAGCGCCTGACGCCGTCGGCCCTGCCCGTACCGGTGCCGATGCGCCTCGAACACGCGCTGGTCTGCGACGACTACCTGTTCTTGAGATACCGCCGCTGA
- a CDS encoding ArsR/SmtB family transcription factor encodes MSKQQLACCPGLATAAMDEAQATDLAAMFKALGDPVRLRLLNLIASHPGGEACVCEISATFDVSQPTISHHLKLLRSAGLLDCERRGTWVYYWVIPGALQRLSSVLKP; translated from the coding sequence ATGTCGAAACAACAGCTCGCCTGCTGCCCGGGCTTGGCGACGGCCGCCATGGACGAGGCACAGGCCACGGACTTGGCGGCGATGTTCAAAGCGCTGGGCGACCCGGTGCGACTGAGGTTGCTGAACCTGATCGCCAGCCACCCCGGCGGTGAGGCCTGCGTCTGCGAGATATCGGCGACCTTCGACGTCTCGCAGCCAACGATCTCCCATCACCTCAAGCTCCTGCGCTCGGCGGGACTGCTGGACTGCGAGCGGCGCGGCACCTGGGTGTACTACTGGGTGATTCCGGGTGCGCTGCAGCGACTTTCGTCGGTGCTGAAGCCATGA
- a CDS encoding DUF2182 domain-containing protein, with the protein MDGSQQRGWTWTDIWLPAILLAIAGLGWWWSVAGAAAMPGDSMRMNAQSAMSLVAFLIAWAAMMAAMMLPPVLPVVRRYAHAAADEAAPAIMFVTGYLGVWGAVGVPAYLASIRLDPMVHTCSWVGRVAGAVAVLAGLHQLTPFKATCLRHCRWPMSAPGGSGRLGGAGRALLAGGRYGVYCVGSCWLLMLLMIAFGTMQLAWMVALAAVIWLEKSTPFGDQLRRLTTAILVLLGITLLVHPTLVSHLIS; encoded by the coding sequence GTGGACGGCAGCCAACAACGGGGGTGGACGTGGACCGACATCTGGTTGCCGGCAATCCTGCTGGCGATAGCGGGTCTCGGTTGGTGGTGGTCGGTAGCCGGCGCCGCGGCCATGCCAGGCGACTCGATGCGGATGAATGCCCAGTCTGCGATGTCGCTGGTCGCGTTCCTCATCGCATGGGCGGCGATGATGGCCGCGATGATGCTGCCGCCCGTCCTGCCCGTCGTCCGGCGCTACGCCCACGCCGCCGCCGACGAGGCCGCGCCGGCGATCATGTTCGTCACCGGATATCTGGGCGTGTGGGGCGCCGTGGGCGTTCCGGCCTACCTGGCTTCAATCCGCTTGGATCCGATGGTCCACACGTGCTCGTGGGTCGGCCGCGTCGCCGGTGCGGTGGCAGTGCTCGCGGGTCTGCATCAGCTCACGCCCTTCAAGGCGACATGCCTGCGGCATTGCCGATGGCCGATGTCCGCGCCCGGCGGATCCGGCCGCCTCGGCGGGGCGGGCCGCGCACTTCTCGCCGGAGGCCGGTACGGCGTCTACTGCGTAGGCTCCTGCTGGTTGCTCATGTTGTTGATGATCGCCTTCGGCACAATGCAATTGGCATGGATGGTGGCGCTCGCGGCGGTGATCTGGCTGGAAAAGTCGACCCCCTTCGGCGACCAGCTGAGGCGCCTGACGACGGCGATCCTGGTACTTCTGGGTATCACGTTGCTGGTCCACCCGACACTTGTCAGCCACCTCATCTCCTGA
- a CDS encoding APC family permease: protein MADNHTGELRRSLGVFDAVTIGLGSMLGAGIFAALGPAARAAGPGLLLGLAVAAVVAYCNATSSARLAARYPASGGTYVYGRERLGEFWGYLAGWGFVVGKTASCAAMALTIGSYAWPSHAHPVAVAAVVALTAVNYAGVQKSAWLTRLIVALVLAVLAAVIVAAFTSGAAGAEALRPVGTTVGGVVQAAGLLFFAFAGYARIATLGEEVRDPARTIPRAIPVALAIALAVYALVAVAALAVLGPQRLGQATAPLVDTVRAAGTGWLVPVVQVGAAVAALGSLLALILGVSRTTLAMARDHHLPHALTAVHPRFGVPHRAELLIGAVVAVLAATVDLRGAIGFSSFAVLIYYAVANASAVTLRPGEGRPVPAIPVIGLIGCVVLALAMPPASVLSGLVVLAIGVAAYAIRRIRAK from the coding sequence TTGGCCGACAACCACACCGGTGAGCTTCGCCGAAGCCTGGGCGTGTTCGACGCGGTGACGATCGGACTGGGCTCGATGCTCGGGGCCGGGATTTTCGCCGCGCTCGGCCCCGCGGCCCGCGCCGCGGGCCCGGGACTGCTGCTGGGCCTGGCGGTCGCCGCGGTGGTGGCGTACTGCAACGCCACCTCGTCCGCCCGGCTGGCCGCCCGCTACCCCGCATCCGGTGGCACCTATGTGTACGGCCGCGAGCGGCTGGGTGAGTTCTGGGGATACCTGGCGGGGTGGGGCTTCGTCGTCGGCAAGACCGCCTCGTGCGCCGCGATGGCCCTGACCATCGGCTCGTACGCGTGGCCGTCGCACGCCCACCCGGTTGCCGTCGCCGCGGTGGTGGCGCTCACCGCGGTGAACTACGCCGGGGTGCAGAAGTCGGCATGGCTGACCCGCCTCATCGTCGCGCTCGTGCTGGCCGTGCTGGCCGCGGTGATCGTCGCCGCGTTCACCTCGGGAGCGGCCGGCGCCGAGGCGCTTCGCCCGGTCGGCACGACCGTGGGTGGGGTGGTTCAGGCCGCCGGGCTGCTGTTCTTCGCCTTCGCCGGCTACGCGCGCATCGCCACCCTCGGCGAGGAAGTGCGCGACCCGGCGCGCACCATCCCGCGCGCCATACCGGTCGCCCTCGCCATCGCCCTGGCCGTCTACGCCCTGGTGGCGGTGGCCGCGCTCGCGGTGCTGGGGCCACAACGCCTCGGCCAGGCGACGGCGCCGCTGGTCGACACGGTGCGGGCGGCCGGGACGGGCTGGCTGGTCCCCGTCGTGCAGGTGGGCGCGGCGGTCGCGGCGCTCGGCTCCCTGCTGGCGTTGATCCTGGGCGTCTCGCGCACCACGTTGGCCATGGCCCGCGACCACCACCTGCCCCATGCGCTCACCGCCGTCCACCCGCGGTTCGGGGTGCCGCACCGCGCCGAGTTGCTGATCGGCGCCGTGGTGGCGGTGCTGGCCGCCACCGTCGACCTCAGGGGCGCAATAGGTTTTTCGTCGTTCGCCGTGCTGATCTACTACGCGGTCGCCAACGCCTCGGCGGTCACCCTCCGGCCGGGCGAGGGCCGGCCGGTCCCGGCGATCCCGGTGATCGGGTTGATCGGCTGCGTCGTGTTGGCGCTGGCGATGCCGCCGGCGTCGGTGCTGTCCGGCCTGGTGGTGCTCGCGATCGGTGTCGCCGCCTACGCGATTCGGCGGATCCGGGCGAAGTAG
- a CDS encoding ArsI/CadI family heavy metal resistance metalloenzyme — translation MSRVQLALNVDDLEEAIAFYSKLFDAEPAKVKPGYANFAIAEPPLKLVLLENPGHGGSLNHLGVEVASSDTVHAEIARLAEGGLVTEEELDTTCCFANQDKVWVTGPGGERWEVYTVLADSDTFGAPADEPCCQA, via the coding sequence ATGTCTCGTGTGCAACTCGCCCTCAACGTGGACGACCTCGAGGAGGCGATCGCGTTCTACTCCAAGCTGTTCGACGCGGAGCCGGCCAAGGTCAAACCCGGTTACGCCAACTTCGCGATCGCCGAGCCCCCGCTCAAACTGGTGCTGCTCGAAAACCCGGGCCACGGCGGCAGCCTCAACCACCTGGGCGTCGAAGTCGCCTCGAGCGACACCGTGCACGCCGAAATCGCCCGCCTCGCCGAGGGGGGGCTGGTGACCGAGGAGGAACTCGACACCACCTGCTGCTTCGCCAACCAGGACAAGGTTTGGGTCACCGGCCCGGGCGGAGAACGCTGGGAGGTCTACACCGTCCTGGCCGACTCCGACACCTTCGGAGCCCCCGCCGACGAACCCTGCTGCCAGGCCTAG
- a CDS encoding copper-translocating P-type ATPase, translated as MRVHVNGFDVDPVRAVAIEETVAKVAGVQAVQAYPRTASVVIWYSPQQCDTAAVLSAIGDAEHVPAESVPARAPHSADIPKTGVVRRIAGGIGLALLGLRHRTSEGSADAANCGGCGSAPVTGVALSPDEQSRRERRTWLRRVLLAFPLGLVAMASTMLFGAYPWAGWLAFAATVPVQFVAGWPFLKGAVQQARALTSSMDTLVALGTLTAFVYSTAQLFVGGPLFFDTSALIIAFVVLGRYFEARAHGKAREAISKLLEMGAKEATLLVDGDERRVPIDQVRVGDLVRVRPGEKIPVDGEVVDGRAAVDESMLTGESVPVEKSVGDHVAGATVNTDGVLTVRATAVGADTALAHIVRLVEQAQGGKAPVQRLADRVSSVFVPAVIGVAVATFAGWTLIAANPVAGMTAAVAVLIIACPCALGLATPTAIMVGTGRGADLGILVKGGEVLEASKKVDTVVFDKTGTLTRAQMRVTDIVVGKRRQPDPVLRIAAAVESGSEHPIGAAIVAAARERELKVPAATAFTNIAGHGVRAEVDGKSVVVGRRKLVDEQDLQLTGDLAAAAAELEGQGRTAVFVAQDGHVVGVLAVADTVKDDAAAVVRQLHDMGLQVAMITGDNARTAHAIAEQLGIDRVLSEVLPQDKVAEVRRLQDEGRVVAMVGDGVNDAPALVQADLGIAIGTGTDVAIEASDITLMSDRLDGVVRSIQLSRQTLRTIYQNLGWAFGYNTAAIPLAALGSLNPVVAGAAMGFSSVSVVTNSLRLRRFGREVAQKVDDADSKTVGI; from the coding sequence ATGCGGGTGCACGTCAACGGGTTTGATGTCGACCCGGTCCGGGCCGTCGCGATCGAGGAGACGGTCGCCAAGGTGGCCGGCGTGCAAGCCGTCCAAGCCTATCCGCGGACGGCGTCGGTCGTGATCTGGTATTCGCCCCAGCAGTGCGACACCGCTGCCGTGTTGTCGGCGATCGGCGACGCCGAACACGTCCCCGCGGAGTCGGTCCCCGCGCGCGCCCCGCACTCCGCCGACATCCCCAAGACAGGTGTGGTGCGCAGGATCGCCGGCGGGATCGGGCTGGCGCTTCTGGGCCTGCGCCACCGCACGTCCGAGGGTTCGGCCGATGCCGCGAATTGCGGCGGCTGCGGTTCCGCACCGGTCACCGGGGTAGCGCTGTCGCCGGACGAGCAAAGTAGGCGCGAGCGACGCACATGGCTTCGTCGGGTGTTGCTGGCCTTCCCCTTGGGTCTGGTCGCGATGGCGTCGACGATGCTCTTCGGTGCTTATCCCTGGGCCGGGTGGTTGGCGTTCGCCGCCACCGTGCCGGTGCAGTTCGTCGCCGGGTGGCCGTTCCTCAAAGGGGCGGTACAGCAGGCGCGGGCATTGACGTCCAGCATGGACACGCTGGTCGCGCTGGGCACGCTGACCGCGTTCGTCTACTCCACCGCGCAGTTGTTCGTCGGCGGCCCCCTGTTCTTCGACACCTCGGCGCTGATCATCGCGTTCGTGGTGTTGGGCCGGTATTTCGAGGCCAGGGCCCACGGCAAGGCGCGAGAGGCGATCAGCAAGCTGCTGGAGATGGGCGCCAAGGAGGCCACGCTGCTCGTCGACGGTGACGAGCGGCGCGTGCCGATCGATCAGGTCCGAGTCGGAGACCTGGTGCGAGTGCGCCCCGGCGAGAAGATTCCCGTCGACGGCGAGGTCGTCGACGGGCGCGCGGCCGTCGACGAGTCGATGTTGACCGGCGAGTCGGTTCCGGTCGAAAAGTCGGTGGGTGACCACGTTGCCGGAGCGACGGTCAACACCGATGGAGTCTTGACCGTGCGCGCCACCGCGGTCGGGGCGGATACGGCGCTGGCCCACATCGTCCGATTGGTGGAACAGGCGCAGGGTGGTAAGGCCCCGGTACAGCGGCTGGCCGACCGGGTCTCGTCCGTGTTCGTCCCGGCGGTCATCGGCGTTGCGGTCGCGACGTTTGCGGGCTGGACGCTGATCGCCGCCAACCCGGTCGCCGGTATGACCGCCGCGGTCGCGGTGCTGATCATTGCCTGTCCCTGCGCGCTTGGTCTCGCCACCCCGACGGCGATCATGGTCGGGACCGGGCGGGGCGCCGACCTCGGGATCCTGGTCAAGGGTGGCGAGGTGCTGGAAGCGTCGAAGAAGGTCGACACGGTGGTGTTCGACAAGACCGGCACCCTCACCCGGGCCCAGATGCGGGTGACCGACATCGTCGTCGGCAAGCGGCGCCAGCCCGATCCGGTGTTGCGGATCGCCGCCGCGGTCGAGTCGGGCTCCGAACACCCCATCGGCGCGGCGATTGTCGCCGCCGCGCGCGAACGGGAGCTGAAAGTTCCGGCCGCCACGGCGTTTACAAATATCGCCGGACACGGGGTGCGGGCAGAGGTCGACGGCAAGTCGGTGGTCGTGGGACGGCGCAAGCTCGTCGACGAGCAGGATCTGCAGCTGACCGGCGACCTCGCCGCGGCGGCCGCCGAGCTGGAAGGGCAGGGTCGCACCGCGGTATTCGTTGCCCAGGACGGCCACGTCGTCGGTGTGCTCGCCGTGGCCGACACGGTGAAAGACGATGCCGCCGCCGTAGTCCGACAGCTGCACGACATGGGCCTGCAGGTCGCCATGATCACCGGTGACAACGCCCGCACGGCTCATGCGATCGCCGAACAGCTCGGCATCGACCGCGTGCTGTCCGAGGTATTGCCGCAGGACAAAGTCGCCGAGGTGCGCCGGCTGCAGGACGAGGGTCGCGTGGTCGCGATGGTCGGCGACGGCGTCAACGACGCCCCCGCCCTGGTGCAAGCCGATCTCGGCATCGCGATCGGCACGGGCACCGACGTGGCCATCGAGGCCTCCGATATCACGCTGATGTCCGATCGCCTTGATGGTGTGGTGCGCTCGATCCAGCTGTCGAGGCAAACCCTGCGCACCATTTATCAGAACCTCGGGTGGGCCTTCGGGTACAACACCGCTGCTATCCCGCTTGCCGCCCTGGGCTCGCTGAATCCCGTGGTGGCTGGTGCTGCGATGGGGTTCTCCTCGGTCAGCGTGGTGACCAACTCGTTGCGGCTTCGCCGCTTCGGTCGTGAGGTTGCCCAGAAGGTAGACGATGCCGACTCGAAAACCGTTGGTATTTAA
- a CDS encoding arsenate reductase/protein-tyrosine-phosphatase family protein → MVAGKTAVPSLMRMASHPVRWALLTELAGSDHRVRELAAAVDEPQNLVSYHLRLLRSAGLVDARRSSFDGRDTYYRLSLTGCAGAFRDAAAALHPALAPQPVATPAARSVLFLCTGNSARSPMAEALLQRRGQGRIRAASAGSHPKPHLHPDAIRIMRDRYGIDLAGRRPQPLTAVARRRFDCVITLCDKVREYAHDHGLDTTTHWSLPDPSAPGAGYREFDRVASELEDRIDFLLPALDANPRGR, encoded by the coding sequence ATGGTGGCTGGCAAGACGGCGGTTCCGTCGCTGATGCGGATGGCGTCGCATCCGGTGCGCTGGGCGCTGCTGACCGAACTCGCCGGCAGCGACCACCGGGTGCGGGAGCTGGCCGCCGCCGTGGACGAGCCGCAGAACCTGGTCTCGTATCACCTGCGGCTGCTGCGCTCGGCCGGGCTGGTCGACGCGCGGCGCAGCAGTTTCGACGGCCGCGACACCTACTACCGCCTGAGCCTGACGGGATGCGCCGGGGCATTCCGGGACGCGGCCGCCGCGCTGCATCCCGCGCTCGCGCCGCAGCCCGTCGCCACGCCCGCGGCGCGGTCGGTGCTGTTCTTGTGCACCGGCAACAGCGCGCGCTCACCCATGGCCGAGGCTCTGCTTCAGCGCCGCGGGCAGGGCCGCATTCGTGCCGCGAGCGCGGGCAGCCATCCCAAACCGCACCTGCACCCCGACGCGATACGCATCATGCGCGACAGGTACGGCATCGACCTCGCCGGGCGCCGGCCGCAACCGTTGACCGCGGTGGCCCGGCGCCGCTTCGATTGCGTGATCACCCTCTGCGACAAGGTCCGCGAGTACGCACACGACCATGGCCTGGACACGACGACGCACTGGAGCCTGCCCGACCCGTCGGCCCCGGGCGCCGGCTATCGGGAATTCGACCGGGTGGCAAGCGAATTGGAGGACCGCATCGACTTCCTGTTGCCCGCCCTCGACGCTAATCCGCGGGGGCGATGA
- a CDS encoding flavin reductase family protein, which produces MTDRGEDAFEKLVSLLNYPMFVVTTRADDVAAGCLVGFASQTSIHPPRFLVGLSRKNHTFRVAGNATHLAVHVFDHDHLGIVELFGSQTGDTINKFDRCSWHSGPAGVPILDDAAAWFVGEVIERFSLGDHVGHLLAPVDGQPPRELESWVSFGDVRHLEPGHEA; this is translated from the coding sequence ATGACCGACCGGGGAGAAGACGCGTTCGAAAAGCTGGTAAGCCTGCTGAACTACCCGATGTTCGTGGTGACCACGCGGGCCGACGACGTCGCGGCGGGCTGTCTGGTCGGATTCGCCAGCCAGACCAGCATTCACCCGCCCCGGTTCCTGGTCGGCCTGTCCAGGAAGAACCACACGTTCCGGGTCGCCGGCAACGCGACGCACCTGGCGGTGCACGTGTTCGACCACGACCACCTCGGCATCGTGGAGCTCTTCGGCAGCCAAACCGGCGACACGATCAACAAGTTCGACCGGTGCTCGTGGCACAGCGGCCCGGCGGGAGTGCCCATCCTCGACGACGCCGCCGCATGGTTCGTCGGCGAGGTGATCGAGCGGTTCTCGCTGGGCGACCACGTCGGGCATCTGCTCGCGCCGGTCGACGGCCAGCCGCCGCGAGAACTCGAGAGCTGGGTGTCCTTCGGCGACGTCCGCCACCTGGAACCCGGCCACGAGGCGTAG